In a genomic window of Deinococcus sp. AB2017081:
- a CDS encoding adenosylcobinamide-GDP ribazoletransferase, producing the protein MPPIRTTWLRERAAAHLALTFLTTLPLPHVREVRDGDFARASAYYPLAGYAVGGLVALLLWLPLPLPGGVTAALGVGAWLAVTGMLHFDGLVDSADALFAMKSPAERLVILRDVHVGAFGLATGVLALLTLWSLLAAPLPPLAPLVAAVAARTVLLGPMNAYPAARPESLGARSREGRWGVALLLAAPTLLIPGAWIAWLAALVGGLLVAAFAARRLGGGLSGDGYGMIVTVAELCALCAFAWGR; encoded by the coding sequence ATGCCCCCCATCCGCACGACCTGGCTCCGTGAACGCGCCGCCGCGCACCTGGCCCTGACCTTCCTGACGACCCTGCCGCTGCCCCACGTCCGCGAGGTGCGCGACGGCGACTTCGCGCGGGCCAGCGCGTACTACCCGCTGGCCGGCTACGCGGTGGGCGGTCTGGTGGCGCTGCTGCTGTGGCTGCCGCTCCCGCTGCCGGGGGGCGTGACCGCGGCGCTGGGTGTGGGGGCGTGGCTGGCCGTGACCGGGATGCTGCACTTCGACGGGCTGGTGGACAGCGCCGATGCTCTGTTCGCCATGAAGTCGCCGGCCGAGCGGCTCGTGATCCTGCGCGACGTCCACGTGGGAGCCTTCGGGCTGGCGACCGGCGTGCTCGCCCTGCTGACGCTGTGGAGCCTGCTGGCCGCGCCCCTGCCGCCGCTGGCCCCGCTGGTCGCGGCGGTGGCGGCCCGGACGGTGCTGCTTGGCCCCATGAACGCCTATCCTGCCGCCCGCCCGGAGTCGCTGGGGGCCCGCTCACGCGAGGGCCGCTGGGGCGTGGCGCTGCTGCTCGCCGCGCCGACCCTGCTGATCCCCGGCGCGTGGATCGCGTGGCTGGCGGCGCTGGTCGGTGGCCTGCTGGTGGCCGCCTTCGCGGCGCGGCGGCTGGGCGGCGGTCTGAGCGGCGATGGATACGGCATGATCGTGACCGTGGCGGAACTGTGTGCGCTGTGTGCCTTCGCGTGGGGGCGCTGA
- the cbiB gene encoding adenosylcobinamide-phosphate synthase CbiB — translation MLRPVPRRAVVLALALDTLGEPPAWAHPVVWMGSSLNAARSRWRGGTPAGQLIEGAAGWGLGVAVSAGIGALASRLPWPVQGVLLKPLLARRALFAAVQEVHDALAAGNLPEARRLLSWHLVSRDTSTLDASGVAGAAIASLAENISDSVVAPLLAARVGGLPLAAAYRFTNTADAMWGYRTPELEWPGKVAAHADDVLNLGPARLTAGCALLAAGGRGWRVWARDRRATPSPNGGHPMSAFAGALGVRVEKRGVYVLNAAGRPPLPADLPRALALARRTLLLAAGCVMLPGIWRTR, via the coding sequence GTGCTGCGTCCAGTCCCCCGCCGTGCTGTGGTGCTCGCCCTGGCGCTGGACACGCTGGGCGAGCCGCCCGCGTGGGCCCACCCCGTCGTGTGGATGGGGTCGTCTCTGAACGCGGCCCGCTCGCGCTGGCGGGGGGGCACACCTGCCGGGCAACTGATCGAGGGGGCAGCCGGGTGGGGGCTGGGAGTGGCCGTCAGCGCGGGGATCGGGGCACTGGCGTCCCGCCTGCCGTGGCCCGTACAGGGCGTGCTCCTCAAGCCGCTGCTGGCCCGCCGGGCGCTGTTCGCGGCCGTGCAGGAGGTGCATGACGCGCTGGCAGCCGGGAACCTCCCCGAGGCCCGCCGCCTGCTGTCGTGGCACCTCGTGAGCCGCGATACCTCCACCCTGGACGCCTCCGGGGTGGCGGGCGCGGCGATCGCCAGCCTCGCGGAGAACATCTCCGACAGCGTCGTCGCACCGCTGCTCGCGGCCCGCGTGGGGGGCCTGCCGCTGGCCGCCGCGTACCGCTTCACGAACACCGCCGACGCGATGTGGGGCTACCGTACACCGGAGCTGGAATGGCCCGGCAAGGTCGCCGCCCACGCCGACGACGTGCTGAACCTGGGGCCGGCGCGGCTCACCGCCGGGTGTGCCCTGCTGGCGGCCGGGGGCCGGGGCTGGCGCGTGTGGGCCCGCGACCGGCGGGCCACGCCCAGTCCGAACGGCGGCCACCCCATGAGCGCCTTCGCCGGGGCGCTGGGGGTGCGCGTGGAAAAACGCGGCGTGTATGTCCTGAACGCGGCCGGGCGGCCCCCGCTGCCCGCCGACCTGCCCCGTGCCCTGGCACTGGCCCGCCGCACGCTGCTGCTGGCGGCCGGGTGCGTCATGCTGCCGGGGATATGGAGGACACGGTGA
- a CDS encoding PDDEXK nuclease domain-containing protein encodes MTSGRPLPDDYAALLTDLKGQIRGAQVRAALAVNRELLGLYWRIGQAIVQRQAQRGWGAKVIDQLSRDLKAEFPELKGFSPTNLKYMRSFAEAYPDYGDGQQPVDQLPWGHLVSLLTSVKDPATREWYARATLQHGWSRNVLVHQIDSRLHERQGQASTTFDRTLPAAQSELATQLLKDPYTFDFLSLGTEAHERDLERGLLAHLRDFMLELGVGFAFVGSQHHLEVGGEDFYLDLLFYHVKLRCYVIIDLKIGDFRPEYVGKMNFYLAVADDLLRHPDDAPSIGLLLCRTQNKVVAEYALRGVNRPLGISSYQLAQALPQELAGQLPSVEALEAELEGIGEG; translated from the coding sequence ATGACGTCTGGCCGTCCGCTCCCCGATGACTATGCCGCGCTGCTCACCGACCTCAAGGGTCAGATCCGTGGGGCGCAGGTGCGGGCGGCCCTGGCGGTCAACCGCGAACTGCTGGGCCTGTACTGGCGGATCGGTCAGGCCATCGTGCAGCGGCAGGCACAACGGGGATGGGGGGCAAAGGTCATCGATCAGCTCTCGCGAGATCTCAAGGCCGAGTTCCCCGAACTGAAGGGCTTTTCCCCGACCAACCTCAAGTACATGCGGTCGTTTGCCGAGGCCTACCCGGACTATGGAGATGGTCAACAGCCTGTTGACCAATTGCCCTGGGGCCATCTGGTGTCCCTGCTCACCAGCGTCAAAGATCCCGCCACCCGCGAGTGGTACGCCCGTGCCACCCTCCAGCACGGCTGGAGCCGCAATGTGCTGGTGCACCAGATCGATTCCCGCCTGCACGAACGCCAGGGGCAGGCGAGTACGACCTTTGACCGCACGCTGCCCGCCGCACAATCCGAGCTGGCCACACAGCTCCTGAAAGATCCCTACACCTTCGACTTCCTGTCGCTGGGCACCGAGGCCCACGAGCGCGACCTCGAACGCGGCCTGCTGGCGCACCTGCGCGACTTCATGCTGGAACTCGGCGTGGGCTTCGCCTTCGTGGGCAGCCAGCACCACCTCGAGGTCGGCGGCGAGGACTTCTACCTCGATCTGCTCTTCTACCACGTCAAGCTGCGCTGCTACGTGATCATCGACCTCAAGATCGGCGACTTCAGACCCGAGTACGTCGGCAAGATGAACTTCTACCTGGCGGTGGCCGATGACCTGCTGCGCCATCCGGACGACGCGCCGAGCATCGGCCTGCTGCTGTGCCGGACGCAGAATAAGGTGGTGGCGGAGTACGCCCTGCGGGGAGTGAACCGGCCGCTGGGAATCAGTTCGTACCAGCTGGCGCAGGCGCTGCCGCAGGAGCTGGCCGGGCAGCTGCCCAGCGTGGAGGCGCTGGAGGCGGAACTGGAGGGGATCGGGGAGGGGTGA
- the cobT gene encoding nicotinate-nucleotide--dimethylbenzimidazole phosphoribosyltransferase, producing the protein MNTLIQSIPPLDHSAVNRAQERQAQLTKPAGALGDLETLGVRLAGVFGTGRPDPRGVAVLVAAGDHGVARAGVSAYPPEVTPAMVANFLADTPHGPGGAAVNAIARSVGARVYVMDAGVNADLPDHPALVRAAVRRGSRDLSAEAAMTAEEVEVLILAGAALARQATLDGADIVVPGELGIGNTTAAAAITARMLNLDPASVTGRGTGVDDAGLARKVEVVRTALARTPTTDPLTVLAEFGGYEIAAMLGMMLQAAALRRAVILDGFVEGSAALIGVALAPHLGEYLFPAGVCAETGHAAQLEHLNLRPMFALNLRLGEGTGGVLAAPLLLAAAATLREMRTFAEAGVPGAEKEPE; encoded by the coding sequence CTGAATACGCTGATCCAGTCCATCCCCCCCCTCGATCACTCTGCCGTGAACCGCGCCCAGGAGCGGCAGGCCCAGCTCACCAAGCCCGCCGGGGCACTGGGCGATCTGGAGACTCTCGGCGTGCGGCTGGCGGGCGTGTTCGGCACCGGGCGGCCCGACCCGCGTGGCGTGGCGGTGCTCGTCGCGGCCGGGGACCACGGCGTGGCCCGCGCCGGCGTCAGCGCGTACCCGCCTGAGGTGACGCCCGCCATGGTCGCCAACTTCCTGGCCGACACGCCGCACGGCCCCGGCGGCGCGGCCGTGAACGCCATCGCCCGCAGCGTGGGGGCCCGCGTGTACGTCATGGACGCCGGGGTCAATGCCGACCTGCCCGATCACCCCGCGCTGGTGCGGGCCGCCGTGCGCCGGGGCAGCCGTGACCTGAGCGCCGAGGCGGCGATGACGGCAGAGGAGGTGGAAGTTCTGATCCTGGCCGGCGCCGCCCTGGCCCGGCAGGCCACCCTGGACGGCGCGGACATCGTCGTGCCCGGCGAGCTGGGGATCGGGAACACCACGGCGGCGGCGGCAATCACGGCGCGAATGTTGAACCTCGATCCAGCCTCGGTCACGGGGCGCGGCACTGGCGTGGACGACGCGGGACTGGCCCGCAAGGTCGAGGTCGTCCGCACGGCGCTGGCCCGCACGCCGACCACCGACCCGCTGACTGTCCTGGCCGAGTTCGGCGGCTACGAGATCGCCGCCATGCTGGGCATGATGCTCCAGGCGGCGGCGTTGCGGCGGGCCGTGATCCTCGACGGCTTCGTGGAGGGCAGCGCCGCGTTGATCGGCGTGGCGCTCGCCCCACACCTGGGCGAGTATCTGTTCCCGGCCGGCGTGTGCGCCGAGACCGGCCACGCCGCGCAGCTTGAGCACCTGAACCTGCGCCCGATGTTCGCCCTGAACCTCCGCCTGGGCGAGGGCACCGGCGGCGTCCTGGCCGCGCCCCTGCTGCTCGCGGCGGCGGCCACCCTGCGCGAGATGCGGACGTTTGCAGAGGCCGGGGTACCGGGCGCGGAGAAGGAGCCGGAGTAG
- the cobU gene encoding bifunctional adenosylcobinamide kinase/adenosylcobinamide-phosphate guanylyltransferase, which produces MTRIVLVTGGARSGKSTFAERRAAQEGGAVTYLATAQAFDDEMHERIGRHIADRPAGWRTLEEPLHVAGALRTVITPTALLDCLSLWVSNALLAGWTEQTVLDATCELLDVARTRAGLTVFVTNEVGSGIVPDNALARLYRDVLGRVNQRAATASDDAYLIASGLPLTLKGTSP; this is translated from the coding sequence GTGACCCGGATCGTCCTCGTGACCGGCGGGGCCCGCAGCGGCAAGAGCACCTTCGCGGAACGCCGCGCCGCGCAGGAGGGCGGGGCCGTCACGTACCTGGCGACGGCGCAGGCCTTCGACGACGAGATGCACGAGCGCATCGGCCGCCATATCGCTGACCGCCCGGCCGGGTGGCGCACGCTGGAGGAGCCGCTGCACGTCGCAGGTGCACTGCGAACCGTTATCACGCCGACCGCCCTGCTCGACTGCCTGAGCCTGTGGGTCAGCAACGCCCTGCTGGCCGGATGGACGGAACAGACCGTGCTGGACGCCACGTGTGAACTGCTGGATGTGGCCCGCACCCGCGCTGGCCTGACGGTGTTCGTCACCAACGAGGTCGGTTCGGGCATCGTCCCGGACAACGCCCTGGCCCGGCTGTACCGCGATGTGCTGGGCCGGGTGAACCAGCGGGCCGCCACTGCCAGCGACGATGCCTACCTGATCGCCAGCGGCCTGCCGCTCACCCTGAAAGGAACCTCACCGTGA
- a CDS encoding pyridoxal phosphate-dependent aminotransferase, whose amino-acid sequence MEDTVIPGDLPPRVPRVPHGGPDATRFSGLDFSVNANPYGPNPLLVQALRDADHAAYPDPAYSEVRSRLGTWHGLDAAHVTLATGASELLHRLVRAYLPAGHMLLSLHAPFGELARAAALGRATVVTVPECPATLPTGTRLVYVGYPHNPTGHAPTPDQLRVLADTCAASGALLVVDEAYAPFAALPTPPRHPAVVRVLSPGKAHGLVGARPAYALADPEVVDTLDNLAPAWHVPAGTAAVLAALPQGASFLAQTLPRVAQHAAALAADLAGLGRVEHHGTPYMTLRVPDAARVCAELLSRGLRVRDCASYGLPDTLRIGTRMPGENATLVRALRELLGTRGRHG is encoded by the coding sequence ATGGAGGACACGGTGATTCCCGGCGACCTGCCCCCCCGCGTGCCCCGGGTGCCACACGGCGGCCCGGACGCCACGCGCTTTTCCGGCCTGGACTTCAGCGTGAACGCCAATCCCTACGGCCCGAATCCGCTGCTGGTGCAGGCGCTGCGCGACGCCGATCACGCGGCGTATCCCGATCCCGCGTATTCGGAGGTGCGTTCCCGCCTGGGCACGTGGCACGGGCTGGACGCTGCCCATGTCACGCTCGCCACGGGAGCCTCGGAGCTGCTGCACCGGCTGGTGCGGGCGTACCTGCCAGCCGGCCACATGCTGCTGAGCCTCCACGCGCCCTTCGGGGAACTCGCGCGGGCCGCCGCCCTGGGGCGGGCCACGGTGGTCACGGTGCCGGAGTGTCCGGCCACCCTCCCGACCGGCACGCGGCTCGTGTACGTGGGGTACCCGCATAATCCGACCGGACACGCCCCCACGCCGGATCAGCTGCGCGTCCTGGCCGACACCTGCGCCGCGTCGGGGGCGCTGCTGGTCGTGGACGAGGCCTACGCTCCCTTCGCGGCCCTGCCCACGCCACCCCGGCATCCGGCCGTGGTGCGCGTGCTGTCGCCCGGCAAGGCGCACGGACTCGTCGGGGCGCGGCCCGCCTACGCCCTGGCCGACCCCGAGGTCGTGGACACCCTCGACAACCTCGCCCCGGCGTGGCACGTCCCGGCGGGCACGGCGGCGGTACTGGCCGCGCTGCCGCAGGGAGCCTCGTTCCTGGCGCAGACGCTGCCGCGTGTGGCCCAGCACGCCGCCGCGCTGGCGGCCGACCTCGCGGGCCTGGGCCGCGTCGAGCACCACGGCACGCCGTATATGACGCTGCGCGTGCCCGACGCCGCACGCGTGTGTGCCGAGCTGTTGTCACGCGGCCTGCGCGTGCGCGACTGCGCCAGCTATGGCCTGCCCGACACCCTGCGGATCGGCACCCGGATGCCTGGCGAGAACGCCACGCTGGTGCGGGCGCTGCGGGAACTGCTCGGCACACGGGGCCGGCATGGGTAG
- a CDS encoding ABC transporter substrate-binding protein — MFHRFLLAALLAGASTAAAATYPLTVTDDLGRTVTLKAQPRRIIAMLPSHTETLAAIGAESALIAVDVFSNYPKALTDRLPKVGSGYQPDIEKIVALKPDLVLADESSGSRLTEKLAAAGLTVYGGTAQTYNEVFEKIAVLGKLTNHEAGATRLITTMRGDLNTLQASVISRPKVSTYFEIDPTPYSVGPNSFIGALITKAGGHTIVPAALGDFPKLDPELIVKANPQVMVGLDTALARTRPGWSTLRAVQAGRVYEPTPEENDALSRPGPRLAVALRALIRILHPGALK, encoded by the coding sequence ATGTTCCACCGTTTCCTGCTCGCCGCCCTGCTGGCTGGCGCATCCACCGCTGCCGCCGCCACGTACCCCCTGACCGTCACCGACGACCTGGGCCGCACCGTCACCCTGAAGGCCCAGCCGCGCCGGATCATCGCCATGCTGCCCAGCCACACCGAGACGCTGGCGGCCATCGGCGCGGAATCGGCGTTGATCGCTGTGGACGTGTTCAGCAACTATCCGAAGGCCCTGACGGATCGCCTGCCGAAGGTCGGAAGCGGCTACCAGCCGGACATCGAGAAGATCGTGGCCCTGAAACCCGATCTGGTACTGGCCGACGAGTCCAGCGGTTCGCGCCTGACCGAGAAGCTGGCAGCGGCGGGCCTGACCGTGTACGGCGGCACCGCACAGACCTATAACGAGGTCTTCGAGAAGATCGCCGTCCTGGGCAAACTGACCAACCACGAGGCCGGGGCCACGCGCCTGATCACGACCATGCGCGGCGACCTGAACACCCTCCAGGCCAGCGTCATCAGCCGGCCGAAGGTCAGCACGTACTTCGAGATCGACCCCACGCCGTACTCGGTCGGGCCGAACTCGTTCATCGGGGCGCTGATCACGAAGGCGGGCGGCCACACTATCGTGCCGGCCGCGCTGGGCGACTTCCCGAAGCTCGACCCCGAGCTGATCGTGAAGGCCAATCCGCAGGTCATGGTCGGCCTGGACACGGCGCTGGCCCGCACCCGCCCCGGCTGGAGCACCCTGCGGGCCGTGCAGGCGGGCCGCGTGTACGAGCCGACCCCCGAGGAGAACGACGCCCTGAGCCGCCCCGGCCCGCGCCTGGCCGTGGCCCTGCGGGCGCTGATCCGGATACTGCACCCCGGAGCCCTGAAGTGA
- a CDS encoding cobyric acid synthase encodes MGRAIMIQGCTSSAGKSYLTAALCRALSNAGVRVAPFKAQNMSNNAGVTPAGLEMGRAQLVQARAARVVPDVRMNPVLLKPEADTRSQVVLLGHADPVITELPWRGRKAHLWPHVQTALHGLLADYDVVVIEGAGSPAEVNLRASDIVNMRVALEAQAGVLLAADIDRGGAFAHLLGTWHCLEPQERARLRGFILNRFRGDPALLAPAPAWLEAQTGVPTVGVVPLLDVPLPEEDGVWLHGDLAGSPRPSDGGHAGFVAIPRLPRVSNLDEFAPLEGLARWVTSPDELRGAQAVILPGSKSTAADLGWLRATGLAGAITRMANGGVPVLGVCGGMQMLGVSIRDPHGVEGGGAEVPGLGLLDLHTDFAPDKTTVQTTFTDPETGFTLSGYEIHHGRTVTGPGALALVPGVLWRQGNVRGTYVHGLLENPAYLERFLSWAGLPVPAGLDSLDARLDAIAARVRESLDWSVIEAML; translated from the coding sequence ATGGGTAGGGCGATCATGATCCAGGGCTGCACCAGCAGCGCGGGCAAGAGCTACCTCACGGCCGCACTGTGCCGGGCGCTGTCGAACGCGGGCGTGCGGGTCGCTCCCTTCAAGGCGCAGAACATGAGCAACAACGCGGGCGTGACCCCTGCCGGGCTGGAGATGGGCCGCGCCCAGCTCGTCCAGGCGCGGGCGGCGCGGGTGGTGCCGGATGTCCGCATGAACCCGGTGCTCCTGAAGCCCGAGGCCGACACCCGCTCGCAGGTGGTGCTGCTGGGCCACGCCGATCCCGTGATCACCGAGCTGCCGTGGCGCGGGCGCAAGGCCCACCTGTGGCCGCACGTGCAGACCGCCCTGCACGGTCTGCTGGCCGACTACGACGTGGTCGTGATCGAGGGCGCGGGCAGCCCCGCCGAGGTCAACCTGCGCGCCAGCGACATCGTGAACATGCGCGTGGCGCTCGAGGCGCAGGCCGGGGTGCTGCTCGCGGCCGACATCGACCGGGGCGGGGCCTTCGCGCACCTGCTGGGCACGTGGCACTGCCTGGAACCCCAGGAACGGGCACGCCTGCGCGGCTTCATCCTGAACCGCTTCCGGGGCGACCCGGCGCTGCTGGCCCCCGCGCCCGCGTGGCTTGAAGCGCAGACGGGGGTGCCGACGGTGGGCGTGGTTCCCCTGCTGGATGTCCCATTGCCGGAAGAGGATGGGGTGTGGCTCCACGGTGATCTGGCCGGGTCGCCCCGACCCTCGGATGGCGGCCACGCCGGTTTCGTCGCCATTCCCCGCCTGCCGCGCGTGAGCAATCTCGACGAGTTCGCGCCGCTGGAGGGACTGGCCCGCTGGGTCACGTCCCCGGACGAGCTGCGCGGCGCCCAGGCCGTCATCCTGCCCGGCAGCAAGAGCACGGCCGCTGACCTGGGCTGGCTGCGGGCCACGGGCCTCGCGGGGGCGATCACGCGCATGGCCAACGGGGGCGTGCCGGTGCTGGGCGTGTGCGGCGGAATGCAGATGCTGGGCGTGTCCATCCGCGATCCCCACGGCGTGGAGGGGGGCGGGGCAGAGGTGCCCGGCCTGGGCCTCCTCGACCTGCACACCGACTTCGCGCCGGACAAGACGACCGTGCAGACTACCTTCACGGATCCCGAGACGGGCTTCACCCTGAGCGGCTACGAGATCCACCACGGCCGGACGGTGACCGGGCCGGGGGCCCTGGCGCTGGTGCCGGGCGTGCTGTGGCGGCAGGGCAACGTGCGCGGCACGTACGTGCACGGCCTGCTGGAGAACCCCGCGTATCTGGAGCGCTTCCTGTCGTGGGCCGGACTGCCGGTGCCCGCCGGTCTGGACTCGCTGGACGCCCGCCTGGACGCCATCGCCGCGCGGGTACGGGAAAGTCTGGACTGGTCGGTCATCGAGGCCATGCTGTGA
- a CDS encoding histidine phosphatase family protein, with protein sequence MLTLHLVRHAPTAPNAGKRYPQPDEDAPLTAVGEALAAGLGLPLDAVAFTSPALRTRQTAALAGCPGAVPTPALREADFGIMAGHTWAELETAHGDAPRRWIDALGNPDADTGPPGGETGRVFHARLYGWLDTLPDSGEVVAITHAGPLLALLRVTVGVTGAEVPPGAVATLRRAGGAWWLVALRPPASATLPVT encoded by the coding sequence GTGCTGACGCTGCACCTCGTCCGGCATGCGCCGACTGCGCCGAATGCCGGGAAGCGGTATCCGCAGCCGGACGAGGACGCGCCACTGACGGCGGTTGGTGAGGCGCTGGCGGCAGGTCTGGGGCTTCCCCTGGACGCTGTGGCGTTCACGTCCCCGGCCCTCCGCACGCGGCAGACGGCGGCGCTGGCTGGATGTCCGGGTGCGGTGCCCACCCCCGCGCTGCGCGAGGCCGACTTCGGCATCATGGCCGGGCACACCTGGGCCGAGCTGGAGACCGCTCACGGCGACGCCCCCCGGCGCTGGATCGACGCGCTGGGCAATCCGGACGCCGACACCGGCCCCCCCGGTGGCGAGACCGGACGCGTCTTTCACGCCCGCCTGTACGGGTGGCTGGACACCCTGCCGGACAGCGGCGAGGTCGTGGCCATCACACACGCGGGCCCGCTGCTGGCGCTGCTGCGCGTGACCGTGGGCGTGACCGGTGCGGAGGTGCCGCCCGGCGCGGTCGCCACGCTGCGCCGGGCGGGCGGGGCGTGGTGGCTCGTGGCGCTGCGGCCCCCGGCCTCTGCTACGCTGCCCGTGACCTGA
- the cobO gene encoding cob(I)yrinic acid a,c-diamide adenosyltransferase, whose translation MRDLEAARDAHRKPEGLQKGRRGLVIVNTGHGKGKTTAALGLMMRAHGRGLRVRLFQFLKHEGARFGEHRTLDVLGIEHEGLGDGFTWRSRDLENSAAMAAHGWTLAKAAIEAGEHDLIVLDEFTYALTYGWVAWPEVEAVLTARPPLMHVVITGRDALPELVALADTVSEVTPVKHAYAAGIGAQTGIEY comes from the coding sequence ATGCGTGATCTGGAGGCCGCCCGCGACGCGCACCGCAAGCCTGAGGGCCTCCAGAAGGGCCGCCGGGGGCTGGTGATCGTGAACACCGGGCACGGCAAGGGCAAGACGACCGCCGCCCTGGGCCTGATGATGCGGGCCCACGGCCGGGGCCTGCGCGTGCGCCTGTTCCAGTTCCTGAAGCACGAGGGGGCCCGCTTCGGCGAACACCGCACCCTGGACGTGCTGGGCATCGAGCACGAGGGCCTGGGCGACGGCTTCACGTGGCGCTCGCGCGATCTGGAGAACAGCGCCGCCATGGCCGCCCACGGCTGGACGCTGGCCAAGGCCGCGATCGAGGCCGGCGAGCACGACCTGATCGTGCTGGACGAGTTCACCTACGCCCTGACCTACGGCTGGGTGGCGTGGCCGGAGGTCGAGGCGGTCTTGACCGCACGCCCACCCCTCATGCACGTGGTCATCACCGGCCGCGACGCCCTGCCCGAACTCGTGGCCCTGGCCGACACCGTCAGCGAGGTCACGCCGGTCAAGCACGCGTACGCCGCCGGGATCGGTGCCCAGACCGGCATCGAGTACTGA
- a CDS encoding LamB/YcsF family protein, with product MTPTRFIDLNADAGESFGAWTLGDDAALFPLLSSVNVACGFHAGDPRTIQATIALAASHGVGIGAHPSYPDLAGFGRRVLEATPEQVYADVLYQVSAVSGMARAAGTALRHVKAHGALSTRAWTHAPTAHAIAQATRDADPALPLVVLPATHLETEARALGVPVVLETFPERAYLRDGRLAPRSMPGSSIHDPQEAARRAVTMVTQGHVEAIDGGVFECRPDTLCIHGDNPNAVEIARAIRDALAGVGVGVRPFAVP from the coding sequence ATGACCCCCACCCGGTTTATCGACCTGAATGCCGATGCGGGCGAGTCCTTCGGCGCGTGGACGCTGGGGGACGACGCCGCGCTGTTTCCGCTGCTGTCCAGCGTGAATGTCGCGTGCGGCTTCCACGCGGGCGATCCCCGGACGATCCAGGCGACGATTGCGCTGGCGGCCTCGCACGGCGTCGGGATCGGGGCACACCCCAGTTACCCGGATCTGGCGGGCTTCGGGCGGCGCGTGCTGGAGGCCACGCCCGAGCAGGTGTACGCCGACGTGCTGTATCAGGTGTCGGCCGTGTCGGGCATGGCGCGGGCGGCGGGAACCGCCCTGCGGCACGTCAAGGCGCACGGGGCGCTCTCGACCCGGGCGTGGACGCACGCGCCCACAGCCCACGCCATCGCGCAGGCGACCCGCGACGCCGACCCGGCGCTGCCGCTGGTCGTGCTGCCCGCCACCCACCTGGAAACCGAGGCGCGTGCCCTGGGCGTGCCGGTCGTGCTGGAGACCTTCCCGGAACGCGCATATCTGCGCGATGGCCGGCTCGCGCCGCGCTCCATGCCCGGCTCGTCCATCCACGACCCGCAGGAGGCCGCCCGCCGCGCCGTGACGATGGTCACGCAGGGGCACGTCGAGGCCATCGACGGCGGCGTCTTCGAGTGCCGCCCCGACACGCTGTGCATCCACGGCGACAACCCGAACGCCGTGGAGATCGCCCGCGCCATCCGGGACGCGCTGGCCGGCGTGGGTGTCGGGGTTCGGCCCTTCGCCGTGCCATGA